The following are encoded together in the Rana temporaria chromosome 12, aRanTem1.1, whole genome shotgun sequence genome:
- the LOC120918379 gene encoding E3 ubiquitin/ISG15 ligase TRIM25-like codes for MASNSQDGQSCTRCVNTCTDPKLDKRGIISEPYVCPECREQLPEQPAFIKDTTREEEAMIFCTYCIHSSVPAIQSCLHCEASLCDDHLKAHNKSPEHVLTELTTSPENRKCSIHKKILEYYCYEDAVCICVYCLAEKHRFHQLEPLDEATTKKKEKLKDLLETLVSEREDMEKNCQNIIRRMMRIPEKVSDIKEKVSTSFQEIRRRLEDLENRVLREISRQETAIIISGNIRLQQLQVKKIQLSTKIRHIEELCKETDPLTVLQYGKDNFYDNSEDQKDDLKEADKTMHVVEDLNEFLIALTLHNGLNNIVNETRKEYCIPEAKEILLDLNTAANNVLVSSDLKSISWSVVGQRRKETVERFEQHQVLNTSRFSAGRHYWEVEASESEYWMMGVTYPSIDPKSPESWIGNNTKSWCLCRWHDEYSIRHDGKDVNTHSNLSCNKLGIYLDYEAGQLSFYELSDHIRHLHTFTATFTEPLNAAFWVEDNGWLRITS; via the coding sequence ATGGCGTCAAATTCACAGGATGGACAATCCTGCACTAGATGTGTAAACACCTGTACAGATCCTAAGCTGGATAAACGGGGGATAATATCCGAACCATATGTATGTCCCGAGTGCAGAGAGCAGTTACCGGAACAACCAGCCTTCATAAAGGACacaactcgagaagaggaggccATGATCTTCTGTACGTATTGTATTCACTCCTCTGTACCTGCCATTCAATCATGTCTGCACTGCGAAGCTTCTCTGTGTGATGACCACCTGAAGGCTCACAACAAGTCACCAGAACATGTCCTAACAGAGCTCACCACCTCCCCGGAGAATAGGAAGTGCTCCATCCACAAGAAgatcctggagtattactgcTATGAAGACGCAGTCTGTATCTGTGTTTACTGCTTAGCTGAGAAGCACAGGTTCCATCAACTGGAACCCCTGGATGAGGCCACcacaaagaagaaggaaaaaCTGAAAGACCTTCTGGAGACCTTGGTCTCGGAAAGAGAGGACATGGAGAAAAACTGCCAGAATATTATTAGACGTATGATGAGAATTCCAGAGAAAGTATCCGACATAAAAGAAAAAGTTTCTACCTCATTCCAAGAGATCAGAAGAAGACTGGAGGATCTAGAAAATAGAGTCCTACGAGAGATCTCCAGACAGGAAACAGCAATTATAATTTCGGGCAATATTCGGTTGCAGCAGCTGCAAGTGAAGAAGATCCAATTGTCCACTAAGATCCgtcacattgaggagctgtgCAAAGAGACCGACCCTCTGACTGTCTTACAGTACGGCAAGGACAACTTTTATGATAATTCAGAAGATCAAAAAGATGACCTGAAGGAAGCTGATAAAACGATGCACGTTGTAGAGGACTTGAATGAGTTTCTAATCGCTCTGACTTTACACAATGGCTTGAATAATATTGTAAACGAGACAAGGAAAGAATATTGTATCCCTGAAGCTAAAGAGATCCTGCTGGATCTGAATACAGCAGCTAATAACGTATTGGTTTCCAGTGACCTCAAGTCCATTTCATGGTCAGTCGTAGGCCAACGTCGCAAAGAAACAGTAGAGAGATTTGAACAGCATCAAGTGTTGAACACAAGTAGATTTTCTGCTGGACGGCATTACTGGGAAGTGGAGGCGAGTGAATCGGAATACTGGATGATGGGAGTGACCTATCCAAGTATAGACCCCAAGAGCCCAGAGTCTTGGATTGGGaataataccaaatcctggtgcTTGTGCAGGTGGCACGATGAATATTCAATTAGACATGATGGTAAAGATGTCAATACACATTCTAATCTGTCCTGCAACAAGTTAGGAATCtatctggattatgaggccgggcagCTGTCCTTCTATGAACTGAGTGACCACATcagacacctccacaccttcactgccaccttcactgagccccttAATGCCGCATTCTGGGTGGAGGACAACGGGTGGCTTAGAATAACAAGCTAA